From a single Elgaria multicarinata webbii isolate HBS135686 ecotype San Diego chromosome 18, rElgMul1.1.pri, whole genome shotgun sequence genomic region:
- the LOC134410790 gene encoding disintegrin and metalloproteinase domain-containing protein 21-like, with amino-acid sequence MVSGGQDRKSWLVPQLVTCVTLLGSILPSPTPPGYSPYEVVIPRQFAAQPGKAKRNELSYVIKAGGKDYVIRLTPQKNFLVKNFPVFTYDAKGERIESQPYAASECYYEGYAEGVVDSLVSLRTCSGLWGFLKIKGRSYGIEPLQESSTFQHLLYLTEEPGLRSSAWGPGDEKAMLRREKWETRQGSFTKHQKYVEMFIVVDHGMFCFEAGNDTRVTSIVLDTINTVNTYFHILNTHVILMGLEIWNKGNRINASDEILSVLQSFNSWRVAYLVTMTKHDTVHLFIHQNFGNALGRSYGAAICDPSLSAGVVAYTEKKLIPFTKAVSHELGHHMGLDEDGPGCFCGRYKSCIMQSHHAVFSQFSNCSVQSFRQLSQSGKLTCLNNVPKNALIYGRCGNGVVDAGEQCDCGGSQKCKLERCCNANCTLTPRAVCASGLCCRKCQFLPSGHLCRMTANECDLPEYCKGQSEWCPRDVYVQDGTPCDLHEAYCFRKQCRTHNALCSRIFGNEGTQAAPPSCFQALNTLGNAHANCGSDSTGTNFVKCKLKDVMCGRVHCVSNKSIGSALTDTRVVETRVGNATCLSAVYHKATDHYDFGAVPDGVRCGSSKVCVNQTCVSVAVLKTSCDPRRKCHSRGICNNLHNCHCNHGWAPPFCNSWGAGGSIDGGYASLSWSTAIVKHTLGTVIPLALVAMAFITVIVPRLGKLLSLPGKLCWGRPRTGKNARSRSDGCSKNRARGGQQ; translated from the coding sequence ATGGTGAGCGGTGGCCAGGACCGCAAAAGCTGGCTGGTTCCCCAGTTAGTAACTTGTGTCACGTTGCTGGGGTCCATCCTTCCCTCCCCTACTCCGCCAGGGTACAGCCCCTACGAAGTGGTCATTCCAAGGCAGTTCGCAGCACAGCCAGGAAAGGCCAAGAGAAATGAACTCTCCTATGTAATCAAGGCAGGAGGAAAGGACTACGTCATTCGACTAACGCCCCAGAAGAACTTCCTGGTTAAAAACTTCCCCGTTTTCACATACGACGCCAAGGGGGAACGGATCGAAAGCCAGCCCTACGCCGCCAGCGAATGCTACTACGAAGGATACGCAGAAGGCGTGGTCGATTCGCTTGTCTCGCTGAGGACCTGCTCAGGATTGTGGGGCTTCCTGAAAATCAAAGGCAGAAGTTACGGCATTGAGCCTTTGCAGGAATCGTCTACATTCCAGCACCTTCTTTACCTAACCGAAGAGCCAGGACTCAGATCCTCAGCATGGGGACCAGGCGATGAGAAGGCAATGCTCCGAAGAGAAAAATGGGAAACCAGGCAGGGTAGTTTCACGAAACATCAGAAGTATGTAGAGATGTTTATCGTGGTGGACCATGGCATGTTTTGCTTTGAAGCTGGCAACGATACGAGAGTGACCTCTATAGTTTTAGATACAATTAACACAGTGAACACGTACTTCCATATTCTCAACACGCACGTCATCCTGATGGGACTGGAGATTTGGAACAAAGGCAACCGTATCAATGCCTCCGATGAAATCCTGTCTGTTCTTCAGAGTTTCAATTCCTGGAGAGTAGCGTATCTGGTCACCATGACAAAACATGACACTGTCCACTTGTTCATTCATCAGAACTTTGGTAACGCCCTTGGGAGGTCCTACGGGGCCGCCATCTGCGACCCGAGCCTTTCCGCGGGGGTAGTGGCCTACACAGAAAAGAAGCTGATCCCCTTCACCAAGGCCGTCTCTCATGAGCTGGGTCATCACATGGGACTTGACGAAGACGGCCCCGGCTGTTTCTGCGGTAGGTACAAGAGTTGCATCATGCAATCGCATCACGCCGTCTTCAGCCAGTTCAGTAACTGCAGCGTCCAGTCGTTCCGACAACTGTCCCAAAGCGGGAAGTTGACCTGTCTGAACAATGTGCCTAAAAATGCTTTGATATACGGGCGCTGTGGCAATGGAGTGGTGGATGCTGGGGAACAATGTGATTGTGGTGGGAGCCAGAAATGCAAACTGGAGCGTTGTTGCAATGCGAACTGCACCTTGACGCCCCGTGCGGTGTGCGCCTCTGGCCTGTGCTGTAGGAAATGTCAGTTCCTTCCAAGCGGACACCTCTGCCGGATGACGGCAAACGAGTGCGACCTTCCGGAGTATTGCAAGGGGCAGTCCGAGTGGTGCCCCAGGGACGTCTATGTGCAGGATGGGACCCCCTGCGACTTGCATGAAGCCTACTGTTTCAGGAAGCAGTGTCGGACCCACAACGCGCTGTGCAGCAGAATCTTTGGCAACGAGGGCACCCAAGCGGCTCCACCCAGCTGCTTCCAAGCCCTGAATACCCTCGGGAATGCCCACGCCAACTGCGGGAGCGACTCCACGGGAACCAACTTTGTGAAATGCAAGCTTAAGGACGTCATGTGTGGGAGAGTGCATTGCGTGAGCAACAAAAGCATCGGTTCAGCTTTGACCGACACAAGGGTCGTTGAGACGAGAGTTGGGAACGCCACGTGCTTGAGTGCTGTGTATCACAAGGCGACGGACCACTACGACTTCGGAGCAGTGCCTGATGGCGTCCGGTGCGGCAGCAGTAAGGTCTGCGTCAACCAGACATGCGTCTCGGTAGCCGTTCTGAAGACCTCCTGTGACCCAAGAAGGAAATGTCACAGCAGGGGCATTTGCAACAACCTTCACAACTGCCACTGTAACCACGGGTGGGCCCCCCCATTCTGCAACTCTTGGGGTGCAGGGGGCAGCATTGACGGAGGGTACGCCTCGTTGTCCTGGAGTACAGCCATTGTCAAACACACTTTGGGGACAGTGATTCCTCTAGCGCTGGTGGCTATGGCCTTTATCACGGTCATCGTGCCAAGACTGGGGAAATTGCTGTCACTGCCCGGGAAACTGTGCTGGGGCAGGCCAAGGACGGGGAAGAACGCTAGGAGCAGGAGTGACGGCTGCTCTAAAAACAGGGCTCGTGGAGGGCAACAATGA
- the LOC134410789 gene encoding disintegrin and metalloproteinase domain-containing protein 20-like — MSHIPSGYASYEIIIPRRLSVRAGKATRDQLSYVVEAEGNAYIVHLKLKDILVKRFPVFMYHDGKRQQDSHEIQGDCYYRGYVEDAAVSFVSLRACSGLSGLLQIENLTYNIDPMEGSSTFQHLIYRTEEEDSNSRTCGLSGKRVHHSVPDLVREPISEVEDTFHPQRHPKYMELFVQVDVHLFRFYSSDVRTTIRNVVHLNEMVDDMFVTLGLRTLLVGVEIWTEKNLVPITDYIQDSVEHFNAWRVVNVLPRLRHDASLLLARHSRGSSIVKYSYFGTVCKVNAGVAFVSVGNVTFPLFALGIAHELGHVLGIPDDLSPTCSCAPQLRCIMNPTGPYGDTPLFSNCSATSYFEAIHSGKGLCMTAIPDISQIFALSHCGNSIVEGKEECDCGEKQRCKKSKCCLDDCTMAPGAECTTQVCCRDCQFAPEGTLCRKASDECDLPEYCNGTTADCSPDVLVQDGTLCSDDGYCILGTCSTHTLQCQKLFGQQSAGAPLACFERVNTVGDRFGNCAGDGEHQLPPNFSKCARENALCGRVQCVNVHTLPNMEDHMTIIQTPVGKTLCWGMDFHPGTDVADFGVVEEGSKCGRDKICVRNKCTRLEAWVSPNAACHPVATCGGNGVCNSKQHCHCRYGWAPPMCRSPGWGGSIDSGPLPRAQAYSRPILIVGVIVAVFLGIAAGCLIIWVVRKLPLVSAHPTPKPQGETTSSVLSPGV; from the coding sequence ATGTCACACATCCCTTCAGGCTATGCTTCCTACGAGATCATCATTCCAAGACGGCTCTCCGTGAGGGCAGGCAAAGCTACCCGAGACCAACTCTCTTACGTTGTCGAGGCAGAAGGTAACGCCTATATTGTCCACTTAAAACTGAAAGACATCTTGGTTAAAAGGTTCCCAGTCTTCATGTACCACGATGGCAAGCGACAGCAGGACTCGCATGAGATTCAAGGTGACTGCTACTATCGTGGTTACGTTGAAGATGCAGCGGTGTCCTTTGTGAGCCTCCGAGCTTGCTCGGGTCTCAGTGGTCTTCTCCAAATTGAGAACTTGACGTACAACATCGATCCCATGGAGGGCTCTTCTACGTTTCAGCACCTCATTTATCGTACAGAGGAGGAAGACTCCAATTCAAGGACTTGTGGGCTCAGTGGTAAAAGGGTGCACCATTCAGTCCCTGACTTGGTGCGAGAACCAATTTCAGAAGTGGAGGACACTTTTCACCCACAGAGACACCCTAAGTACATGGAGCTTTTTGTGCAGGTAGACGTACACCTGTTTCGCTTCTATTCTTCAGACGTGCGTACCACCATACGTAACGTTGTACATCTCAATGAAATGGTGGACGACATGTTCGTTACTCTTGGTCTCCGTACCCTTCTTGTTGGGGTCGAGATCTGGACCGAAAAGAATCTGGTTCCAATTACAGACTACATTCAGGACAGCGTGGAGCACTTTAACGCGTGGCGAGTCGTGAACGTCCTCCCTCGGCTACGGCATGATGCATCTTTACTCTTAGCCCGCCATTCTAGAGGCAGCTCCATCGTGAAATACTCCTACTTTGGGACTGTCTGTAAGGTGAATGCGGGAGTAGCCTTCGTATCAGTCGGGAATGTGACTTTCCCCTTATTTGCCCTGGGCATCGCGCATGAACTCGGGCACGTTCTTGGCATTCCAGACGATCTGTCCCCGACGTGCTCCTGTGCCCCCCAGCTCAGGTGCATTATGAATCCGACGGGGCCGTATGGGGACACCCCTCTATTTAGCAACTGCTCCGCCACTAGCTATTTTGAGGCCATCCATTCAGGGAAAGGGTTATGCATGACCGCCATCCCGGATATTAGCCAAATATTTGCCCTGAGCCATTGTGGGAACAGCATTGTGGAAGGGAAAGAGGAGTGTGATTGCGGGGAGAAACAGAGGTGTAAGAAGAGCAAATGTTGCCTCGACGATTGCACGATGGCCCCGGGGGCCGAATGCACTACCCAGGTGTGTTGCCGAGATTGCCAGTTTGCTCCTGAAGGAACGCTTTGCCGAAAGGCTTCCGACGAATGCGACTTACCGGAGTACTGCAACGGGACGACGGCAGACTGCTCGCCCGACGTCCTTGTTCAGGACGGGACCCTGTGCAGCGACGACGGCTATTGCATCTTAGGGACTTGCTCAACCCACACGTTGCAGTGCCAAAAACTCTTTGGCCAGCAGTCTGCAGGCGCTCCCTTGGCTTGCTTCGAACGGGTCAACACCGTAGGGGATCGGTTTGGCAACTGCGCCGGCGACGGAGAGCACCAGCTTCCCCCAAACTTCTCGAAATGCGCCCGCGAGAACGCCCTCTGTGGCCGGGTGCAGTGCGTCAATGTCCACACGCTCCCTAACATGGAGGATCACATGACGATCATTCAGACGCCCGTGGGCAAAACGCTCTGCTGGGGAATGGATTTCCACCCCGGGACGGACGTCGCAGACTTCGGAGTCGTGGAAGAAGGGTCCAAGTGTGGCCGAGACAAGATCTGTGTGCGCAACAAATGCACACGCCTGGAAGCGTGGGTGTCCCCCAACGCGGCGTGCCACCCTGTGGCCACCTGTGGAGGGAACGGCGTCTGCAACTCCAAGCAGCATTGCCACTGCCGCTACGGCTGGGCCCCGCCGATGTGCCGGTCCCCTGGCTGGGGGGGCAGCATCGATAGCGGGCCCCTCCCACGTGCCCAAGCCTACAGCCGGCCAATTTTAATCGTTGGGGTCATCGTCGCGGTGTTCCTCGGCATTGCGGCAGGGTGCCTCATCATTTGGGTGGTCAGAAAACTGCCCTTGGTCTCAGCACATCCCACGCCCAAGCCTCAGGGAGAGACGACCAGCTCTGTCCTAAGTCCAGGCGTGTGA